GACGACGAAATTGGTTGGTACTGTTGAAAATATTTGGGAAAACCTTGTCCaaaggggcaatgatatggtatcacaacttgcctccaaattctattgactcgtttgccaTGCTGGCAGATGCTTTCGTGAAGGCCCACGCcagtgccatcaaggtcgagacgaggaagtcagaccttttcaagatCAAGTAAAAGGATAACGAGATTCTTAGGGAGTTCGTGTCGAGGTTCTAGATGGAGCAGATGGATCTGCCACCGGTTGCAGATGATTGGTCCATCCAGGCATTTACACAAGGGATCAACCTCTGAAGTTCCGTGGCTTCTCAACAGCTAAAGAAAAACTTGGTAGAGTACCCGGCGATCACCTGGCCCGACGTCCACAATGAGTATCAATCAAGGATCAGAGTCGATGACGACTAACTTGGGGCCCCTTCGGGGTCTGTTATCCCATCAAAACCGATGACAGGTCTAAGAGAATCATCGATCATGAGCCGAGGCTGGTCCaagatcgatatcagccatacgACACGGATCGGAGGGGAAACGGATTCGGGTGCCACCCAATAAGGAGCGACAAGAGAAATGATCAAGGATAGAGCAGCCAGGGCCTGATGAGCAAGAGCAGGTTTGACAGGTCGCTCGGGAGTAAGGAGGCACCAAGATTATCGGAGTATAATTTCAATGTGGACGCTGCAAGTATAGTGTCGGCCATAGGACGCATCAAAGTGACCAAGTGGCCAAGACCATTGCGGTCCGATCATGCACAAAGAGATCCTAGTTTGGTGTGTAAGCACCACGGTACTCACAATCATAGGACCGAAGATTGTCGACAGCTAAGAGAAGAAGTAGCTCGATTGTTCAATtatgggcaccttcgagaattcctgagcgagcaagccaaaaaccacttcagaaacagggacgccaacaaacagGTCGAACAAGAGGAGCCCCAACACGTAATCAACCTGGTCATTGAGGAAGTTGATGGCCAATAATAAAATGCACCAAAGTTTCTATCACGAGAGTAAACCGCACCCGGGATTACGTCACGGAAGGAGCCATCTCATTCAGCGATGAAGACGCCGAGGGCATCGTCCAGcctcacaatgatgcattggtaatatccgtgcttatcaataaatctcgagttaaacgtgtgttgattgatccaggtgactcggccaacattattagatcgagggtcgtagaacaactggGGTTGCAGGATCAAATTGTACCAGCGGTCCGGGTATtgaacggattcaatatggcgtgTGAGACCACGAAATGTGATATAACTTTACCGGTAAACACTGTCGGGACcacccaagaaacaaagttctacgtgatcgaggGGGATATAAGGTACAAGGCCTTGTTCGGAAGGTCGTGGGTTCAAAACATGAGAGCGGTGCCTTAGTTAAAAATAAGGGTATTTTTGAACCAAAGTATAACGGTAGGGGTATAAATACCCCAATAATGTAACGGAGAATAAgtttaaataatttttgaaagtaaaGGAATATATTTGGCTCTTTGCCGTAAAATAAATACCAAGAAAATTCTTtatttctctcctttttttttctttttttttttggtcatgGCAACGATTACGCAAAATCAAACTATAAAAagaagtattttttaaattattaacgCTACTTTGTTCTCAATTTAAGAATTTATGGAGTTCACATATTCACATATTAAGTATataataaaaagaataaataattaGTTTCTCAAATGGTCAGGTTAAGTTAATGATGGAGTAAAGTCACTTTTTTTATTTGCTCTTCATTAACTTGCTTAATCCAACCTTATAAAAAATCAGTTCAGACAGAAAATCAACCTAATAGTGCTGGAAAGATGATGGtggtgtttacccttaaaatggtatagttaaatttataatgTGACTACAGCATTCAATGAGCAACCGTTACAAATAATCTTTACATTAATTCCCAACCGTTGTGCAGCCATCAAGGTGGTATGCCACGTCACCCACTAAATTCATTGAATACAAAATTGATCCCCTCCGAAAGATAATGAGAAGAAACCAAAGGAATTGACGCCCTGTCATCTTGATCAACACCTATACAAGGAAGCCGTAACATGATGGATTATCTCACCTTAACATGGACTAGTCCCATCAATTAACTAAACAAGACCAACAAAAGATTACAGAAAAAGAACTTAATGCTGGATTAGTGAGATCTGGATAGATGGAATACTCTCTTGTTTATAAATTTTTGTTTCTTGTATCTCAGTTTGAAAGTGGTAATGCTGAAAATTTAAAGAAACTGTACAGTTCATAAATACCTTTCCATGAATCAACATTTAAACAAGAATGAGAGATGCATTTGACAATCCATTTTGAAGCTTATATATGAACACAAGTACAGTGGCTAAATATGTGTCATCCTCCAATAAGAATCAAACCAATGGCTGTAATAATAAGCGTAGATGGAACTCCAAATTTcagatgactccaaaatgacagATTGTAGCCGAAGTGTTGAGCGCGACGAGCCTGCTCACATACTATTAAGTTTGCTGCTGAGCCTAAGAGTGAAAGGTTCCCTGCGACAGTGCTGACCCAGGCTAAGATGAGCCATGCTTTCTGCTCGCTAGCCGGAGATATTGCAGCTGCTGATGCAGCTACGCGTGCTCCAAGCAGCAAGACTGACACCAAGTAAAAACATGCCATTATACACTGGATCAACAACCATTCTTATCACCAGCGTTATCACTATTTAACTGTAATAACTAGAGAATTGTGCAACAATAAGGAATATCATGTTAACTCAAACTGTTTAGTTAGGAGGAAAGTTACAAGGCAATATTTGGGCAGATTAATGAAACAGTGTTAATAGATCATATATCAAACTTCTATATATTGTCAAACACCCCAAGGTTCATCAGCCGGTTGTCTATTCATAAATTATCGAGGAAGAAGCAGAAGGCGCTATACTCATTTACAGAACTGAAGTTGCTGTGATTTTCTTCTTTAGGACTGTTGGTTTTTTAAAAGATGGGGCAGTAAAATGATTAAAAgtattgattgaaaatgtctctcAACAATTTTATTAAGCATAACAAGGCTTTAAATAGCCAATTAGGAACAAAAATCCacataatttaaaattcaaaaaacctAAAATATCTCAACTAACTTAAACAATCTTAATAGAAATTCATATTATACAGTATGATTTTAACTCACATTTAGGCAAGAGATTATGCTGACCGCTTGATTTACTTTTTGTCATGGTTCTCAACAGACTAGTAACCATAGGAGAATGAAAGATTTGTTTTTCGAGTGAACATCTAGGTAAAATTCAGTTCCCAACTAAAGGCAAGTAATCCCAGAAGAAACTGTTTTACTCCTTTTGGGTTTTAATCtgtttctttttctcctttcccTCCCTTTAGGATTTCACAGAGCAGCCTTAGCCACTTGTCTATATATTGTTTGTACACACGTGTTGGCGAACAATTGTATCTCGTAAAGCATATAGTAGATGAAGAATGAAATGCGAgcatatgtaaaaaaaaaaaagggttaATTTGGGGCTCAAAGAGTGCAGAGACACACACCAGTAGGCACATTTGAAGCCACATTTGACAGGACTAGAATGACCAGAGCAAGAACTGCTATTCCCGCAGCATGATCTATCTTGGAATATGGCTCCATAAGATCCCAAAGAGCACTTGGAATCCCAGTTTTGTTAAAGCCATCAACCGTGATGAACATACCACAGAAGAATATCAAGAGTGAATAGGAAACCTGTACAGTCGAATGAGCAGAATGAATAAGCTTTTATCTGGTGTATATGTATTAGTACATCAACACTTAACAGATGAAGAGGGAAATCAGTTACCTTTTCTAAGCATGGCCTAGCATCTTTGAAATCAAGAACGACGAGTACAAGTGCTGCAGTGATAGCAGTCCAAGACATATTCAGACCCATTAGCAAAGCTATTAGCATCCCAATGGTAACCAGATAAACACATACTTTCCACAACATATTTTTCCATTTCTCCTTTTCGTCATAAGATGTGAAATTTTCATCTTCATATTCATCAATTTTTGAAGACACATTCTCTTCTGTTTTCTGTACTGATCCATCATTTGGTCCTTCTTTCGAGGCATTTTGTATTTCACTTTCTCCAAAATTGCCACGATTTCTAAGTGTCTCAGCATGATTCCTAGGAGAGCTGCTGATAGTCATAGAATCCAAGGCATTGTTCAATTCTTGAGAATTCGAGGAATTAAGATGTGACATTGTTGCTGGAGAAAACCGATGGGAGACTACTTCTTCCTCAGGAACTACGTCTTCCACATCCTTATGGACAGACAACACCTTCCAATACATACAAAGAAGCAGCACGGCATTAACAACTACGCCGACAAGCAGTGCAGGAAGAATTCCAAATAAAAACTTCCCGAAAGATATCTTGCTTTGTACTGCTATGACTAAGTTCTGGGGATTCCCAATTGGAGTTGCAGATGATCCAATATTTGCACTTGAGGCTAGAGCTAATAGGAAGGGATGGGGTGGAAGATTTTGTTGCCTAGCTATTTTCAACACAAACTCGGTTAACACAACACAAGAAGTATCGTTGGTAAAAAAGGCGCTTGAAACGGCTGAAATCAAGCAAATTCGACAAAGTAAATCCTTAGCTCCCTGGCTCTTCCAAGCCAGCAATTTACCCAAGTATTTAAACATGTCTGCTCTTTCTAGATAAACACTAACAACCATAGTCCCAAAGAGAAGGCCTAAAATTGGAAGATCGATAGCAGCATACGCTTGATCTGGAGTCAAGACTCGAAAAAGGACCATGAGCATAGCCCCAAGGAGAGATCCTGCAGTTCTTCCAATAGGCATGAAAGGGACAGCAGGGAAAACTGCCAATACCCAAAAGATAGCAAAGGCAATTGAACCAAGAACCACTTTAACAGTTGGTTCCATAGCCATTTTTTGTACCTTAGTATAAGTCCAAACTCCGATTGTCAGAACATTAATTGGCAGCTAGAAGAAGAATCAGAGCTGATGCGAGTTAGCTCTTTCTGAACAAGTTATGTAAAACACATCAAGATCAAATGAATCACAAAATAACACAAAAAAGTTCTAACATCcaaaaacaaaattttcaatCTGGAGTTATAAGTGGGGTCCCTCCTAGGAAGTTAGGATCTTAGATCATTCAATAGAATCAGAGTAAGTTCAGTTTCTTTCACAGCTCAAAAAGATCTATAAATTTGTATCACAACACAAACATTTATGCCCAAAAAAAGAAAGATTAGAAAACTCACTTTGACCAAAAAAGCAAGTGTACTTTCTACTGAATCTTTAGCCAAAAAGGTTGTGGGATGCAAAGGGGTTCTTTGGCATTACTCTCTGTTCGTTTCAGATGCTGTACTCTGGATTTGAATAGGAGTACTTATTTAGCAACAGTTTGAAAAGGGAACTGATCCACATTTCACCATTAACTTTTTAAAAGGTAAAGAACAGAATCAATTTTGGTTCACCACTTGTCAGCATGGTTTTCAGTAAAATACACACCGACTCTACGGCACATGATTACTCGTTTATATAGTACTGTAATGTAATTATTTATGAATCAATAAATCTGCCGAGAACTGATATTGACAGGGAGCTATTTTTCTGCTTCAGCAGTTAAACGAGTTTGCTTAATCATGTATCATTGATTATGATATTTCCTAGTAATATGTAAATGTTTCTTGACTTGTTTGCTTTTATTTTAACTTATCCCCCATACCCACGACGCCCCCACACCACTTACCTAAACGGGAAAAGAAAATTTGAAAATGAAACTCCTTTGTCCATAcaaaatattttctctttttttttccccaaattttttgTTTGGTTAAAATTTTGGACATGAGTTTCTGAATTTGAAAATGTGGGTTTTACCacttttttatataaaattttatttttgctCACAGAAATGCAATATTATTTTCAAGTGAAATATATAATCAAATACAATTTCAAGTTCCAACAgtacttgaaaaaatatttttttaatatccaAACGCCTATAAAATCATTTAAGTCTGTGGCTGCCAATAGGTTCGTTATGGTCATTATATTTTCTATTTTCTCTCATTTACGTGATTGAATTTACCACAACCCAAAATCAAGAAAAGTGACAAGCCGTAGTAGTTTAGTTGCTGAATAATATCATGACTCATGAGAGGTTCTTATAATATTTGTAGTTTATAATGAGTGAACTACTATAAATTATTATATCCGGTTGTGGTTCCGTCTCATCAACAAACTTTATCTTCGACTCTTTCGCGATTTCAGAATTTCTTGTTCTATTTTTGTGGAGAAACAACTTTAGGACAAGTATTTGCAGTGCAAACAACAATTTAGAGAAGGAGCTTAATTAGAATAAAAGATAATCAGACCAGAGATCCCTGTAATATTTCTTATTAAACTATCAGATCTAGATACTGCGATATAATATTACTTTCCACGTCCCAATTTGCAAACTCAATTAACTGAACTAGTATCGTAATGGTAAAATTTATTCGCGTACAATATTTATATCAAATTAATAAATGCATGATATGTGTTTGCGTATAGATTTCTGTCACTTaatcatgatatatatatatatatatatatatatatatatattgtcacgatacaaaatccctccttaggagtcgtgatggcacctaatctccaAAATTAGGTAAGTCGGGCACTCAATATTATTTaaaacaattaaagcatgaaataaCGAAAAAAGAGTAATACATGCCAAAATGGCAAATACTCAACATAATGTCCCAGAACTAGGTGGTACAGAGTCTcaagctctaactgaatacacgAGATTAATCTCAACTATAATACTGTGTGAAATACATAAACAATAGAAATGAAACAAGGGGGTGACTCAGAGGCATGTGGTCGGATCATGCagggataccttgaagtctccggtgtGTGCAATGCCTCATTGCCGATCAGTCCTGTCcgaggtacctagatctgcacaaaaagatgtgtaaaagcgtagcatgagtacaccacaatcggtactcagtaagtTTCAAGACttacctcggtggagtagtgacgagtttcaaGTCGTGTGGTGCTCGCTAGACAAATAACCTTTACAATGAATATGTTGAAGAAAACTGATAATTGAGGTATAATTGAATTCAATAATCACAACCCCTCTAGAATATGTATTAACAACTCAATGTAGTAAAACCCATTTTGATCACGAAACAACAAATAAATGTGAGGCATGtgatgtcatgggctgctttccatcatcgacccatgaccccttggacgcgccccgtggcgtcccggcaagcctcccaacgcctagcgccacggtcggccccgtggtctcggcagcgccaagtgacaagcgagcatgcgcctctgtcgccccaccgataatcaatgccagcgcccagcggctggccaatgccatcagtgccgcgcgcaccgacaatgccgcgcacACAAATCATCATGTTGTCATCAGCGCCGCACACCCAGACAGTAccccgcgcgcagacccaatgccaagcaccagcgcccagccgctggcagatccaaatagtgccgcgcgcgcccacagcaatgcgcgcgtagaccctgctgctcaagacaaagttgctgccatcggacttgcttccatagaagactaagtccttttcattgtaattatagagtagttttacttcattcattttcagtgtgcttctacagctttcttaggtcaactcatgtaactttggtttattttttttaagcattattaagggggaccaaagcattcaaacattcaaataattttttgtactggtgtctcccccccgacaccgtatttcatcttgtaatagctttcatcatcatcaatacaatcatcagctttcatcatcaattgctcatttttcgctgctcaattgctcacgacattggttttcccgtacggcactgacaatctagtctagcgtacggcgaggacctcagttggcacatagcaaccgcactgacatcggttgcttagccttacgtcgcccttccaaggaacttcaggaaggcaccgcgtaacagttggtatcagagcctaggctcgacatcggacgagggattacattgcaattgccaccatttctgaccatggtgaatcacggggatcgcatcacgaccctagaagagacggttgacgtattacggcccatcgtgcatacgttgcctgatctaaaaaccagcctagtgcaaaggttggacgacctggaccgcagaatgcggcaggccgaaaatgacatagcaaacatcagtcaagactctgaggaagaccggcaaacggctgccgtcgaggcaaccaaaattcatggccaattcgaggacctccaacaggagcgtgccgaggatttagcccatcgggaactagaggcagatAGACTGACagtcatgcagcaaaccatagacaacttgataggccagctcaatgttgtcaatgctgccctgcaaagcctgctcaaaggaggcgaaaaccacatcaggggtgccatgaacattgcccccactccacaaaagctgaaaatttcggagcccaagccatacaacggagcccgggatgctaaagaagtggaaaacttcatcttcgacatcgaacaatactt
This sequence is a window from Nicotiana tomentosiformis chromosome 5, ASM39032v3, whole genome shotgun sequence. Protein-coding genes within it:
- the LOC104118353 gene encoding silicon efflux transporter LSI2-like; amino-acid sequence: MAMEPTVKVVLGSIAFAIFWVLAVFPAVPFMPIGRTAGSLLGAMLMVLFRVLTPDQAYAAIDLPILGLLFGTMVVSVYLERADMFKYLGKLLAWKSQGAKDLLCRICLISAVSSAFFTNDTSCVVLTEFVLKIARQQNLPPHPFLLALASSANIGSSATPIGNPQNLVIAVQSKISFGKFLFGILPALLVGVVVNAVLLLCMYWKVLSVHKDVEDVVPEEEVVSHRFSPATMSHLNSSNSQELNNALDSMTISSSPRNHAETLRNRGNFGESEIQNASKEGPNDGSVQKTEENVSSKIDEYEDENFTSYDEKEKWKNMLWKVCVYLVTIGMLIALLMGLNMSWTAITAALVLVVLDFKDARPCLEKVSYSLLIFFCGMFITVDGFNKTGIPSALWDLMEPYSKIDHAAGIAVLALVILVLSNVASNVPTVLLLGARVAASAAAISPASEQKAWLILAWVSTVAGNLSLLGSAANLIVCEQARRAQHFGYNLSFWSHLKFGVPSTLIITAIGLILIGG